The sequence TATCGTGCGCGGTACGCTAGATTTTATACCCAAAGGTTGCCACTTATCTTTAAGTTATTAGGtatatttattctaaaattaaaagtatttatgCAGAAAATTCGAATGGAATTCGTGAAATCTCATATCGAATCAACCAATTTCCTTTCAAGGATCGGCCGAATCGTGGGACAAATTATCGCGTCTTATACCAACGAATTCGGTGTACGAACAACAGGACAAGAATGCATCTCCTGTCAATAATCCAGCGGAAACGCTATTACGCTCCTTGGACGAAAACAATGTCATGGAGACATCAAAAACGATTGGAAAGAAGAACAATCACGAAGAGGATGTAGACGAGGAAGTTTACGAAGACGAGTACGAAGTTGAAACCGATCCAAAAACGGAACacgaaactttgaaatttcctaAAATCACCGATTCCACTAATGCAAAATACGAAAAAGCTCCGTCAGAGTTAACCGCTCAGACGGAAGACATGTCCAGAGACGAAGATTATGTGGAAGACCCTTCGACGAGTCAGTACGACACGTACAATTACTACAACGACGATTACTCAAGTCCTAATCGGTCACGATACCGGGCCGCAGGtaagataatttgaaaattactcAAATTTTTAAGCtcaaattaaaaagttattaacacataacttttaaattttaataactatTAAGAGTTTGAAAACGATTCAAATTTCGCAACAATGTTGCGTCCTTTCTTTGCGTTCGCTCTTACTTACAATTAGCCTGACAAATATTCTTTGATAAGCCAAACGTAATAAGCAGCATGCTTTGTTATATACTTTCCTTAACTCTAATCCTTTTAAAGTTCTCCTACTTGCAAAGAAATGCCACGAAAGAGCGTTGACGGATATTTCTCATCGAACAAAGTTAAATTCTCGACTACTATTAAATACTCGAAATCTACTTTACTTTTCGGGTAGATCGTATAATCGTGTAAAATGTGATACGAATGGAAttccaaaaattaataatttcctaaCGCGATCCTTTACGCGACACAATCCTCGATTTAATGTGGAAAGACTCTGGCTGGAACAAGATTATATATAAACTTTAATAGAAATCGACTCGattaaattatataactttCAAATAGCGATTCGAAAGACCATAGGAAATCGATTATCTGCCATCGTAACGCAAAATCAAGGCGCAGCCACCTTTTAAGCTGCCTTCTTTCATGATATAACGCCACAGtatcaaataattattatctttgtaGACGGGTTCTACGTTATGTAAGCTCCTTTCGTCACCTGGCAAGGAAAGTCCCGTGCGTGGACAGAAAGAAACGAGACCACCGACCATGTTGTCTGTAAAAACaagatttttgaaattttgcagaGGACGAACACGCTCGCGACTATCCGGATGCGGAGGAAGAAGAAGCGGAGCCGGAGGAACATGGAGAACaaaaaggaggaggaggagaagaagaagaagaagaagaagaagaaggagaggaagaagaagatggGAAGAAACCACAAGACAACGACTATGATACgtcagaggaagaggaagaatatTTCGATTCTCACCACGTTGCGAACGTAAACGATTCTTCGTCCGACCTGTTCGAAGAAAAGGATCTAGACACGCCAATTTCAACGACCAACAACGAGGAGGGTTCCTCGATGGAAGGTAGCGACAAAACTTTTGCCTTTCTCGGCCCACCAGAGTCGAGAATAAATTCCTCCGTTGATAGTTCCATCTTGATCGGAGGAGCCATAGTGTCGGTAGTAACGACGAAAAGCGTCGTCAATGGCACGATTTCCGTTCCAACCACATCCTCCCCGACTACTACCGAACAAGTTGTCGCGCCACCCTCCTCCACTTCTATGGTAATCACGGAACAACCTGTAACAGCGATAACAACCGAGGATACGTCTCGAATATTAGCTTCGGTTCAAACGAGTCGTAGCATATCCGGCGCTCGATTCTTGCCGTTTCCTGTAATAGATCGTATCGAACCGATCGGCCATAGCAGCGAGAAGAAAACTTCGCCACCTGCAGAGTCCACGGAAAGCATTATCGATAAATTGGACAGGGTACAGTCGGAATTGTCCAGCGGTTTTCTCGCCGGTGGCTTCCGAACTGCCGGTAATTCCCTTCAGTTGGACGTTTTGAACGAAAGAGACAGGAATAATCGCAGAAGGTATACTACTACCGCTAAGACGCCGGTCATTAGCAAGTTTGTACCGCGAAGATACAACGATAAGAGAAACGATCATGCTACGCCGAAGCCGAAGATCGAAACGACGCTTGATAGTTTGGAAGGATTGTTACCGCGTGATTACGTTACGAGGAGTTCGTCGACGATGTCGACGCTTCCGAAGACTGGATTTAGGTTGGTGATAGTTCAGAATATTCAGTTTTTATAAATACACGAGCATTTCTTCGCTTCattctaaattaatatttttatagcgTTTTTTTAAGCGTATAaagatttatatatgtatatttgtatgaCTATAAATGTCGCAGTTAGTTCTCATTGTCAATTTAATagagataaatatataatgtagaGTAACACAGAGTATGATTAATGATCTTTAGATGGCCGACAAAGAGCACAACTAGCACAACAGCAGAACCAACCACGACTCAACTCGCATCGACTGCCTCCATTGCCATGGCGAAaaaacctaaaaccaacgtgATTGTTCAAGACATAAGTGCCTTTTTACCACCCGGATACAAATTGAAGAAAGAGGACTCAACTGTTACAGAAAGCTCCCTGTTAAAGGATATTCTGGCGAAATCTAAGGTCGATATATCGTCGTTGTTACCGGCGGATTATAACAAAAAGAGGAACGAGGATGACATAGCAACAATGACGACAACAGCGAAAAGTATAGGCGTTTCGTCAGAGAAATCACCAGCTGAGAAAACGATTCAGGATTTGTTCGCTAAATCCAAAGTTGACATTTCTTCCTTGTTGCCACGTGATTACGAACAGAAGAGGAAGAATCTTATTTCAGAGCCGGGAGACGTTCATACCGAGAATTTTACCGAATCCAATGTATCTGTGACTACGGAATCCACTTCGTCCACGACGAAGAAATCCGCTGGTTTGAAACTCGTGTTTCCTAGCAGGCCTGGCGGACGGAaagcaattaataaaatcacCACGCCACCCAGTCCTCGAGGTGAAGGACCTGGCACGGTTACGCCGAAAATACACAGAGGATGGCCGATCAGGTGAGTCCCGTAAactgaattattatttcaacgCAAAGTTGCAGATCAAATTTAAAGTTTCTTTTAAGGAATCAAAT comes from Bombus terrestris chromosome 7, iyBomTerr1.2, whole genome shotgun sequence and encodes:
- the LOC100644174 gene encoding bromodomain-containing protein DDB_G0270170 isoform X1 — its product is MSRHKTNDNRFVDMILTFLILGYAFVPTNCQQGSAESWDKLSRLIPTNSVYEQQDKNASPVNNPAETLLRSLDENNVMETSKTIGKKNNHEEDVDEEVYEDEYEVETDPKTEHETLKFPKITDSTNAKYEKAPSELTAQTEDMSRDEDYVEDPSTSQYDTYNYYNDDYSSPNRSRYRAAEDEHARDYPDAEEEEAEPEEHGEQKGGGGEEEEEEEEEGEEEEDGKKPQDNDYDTSEEEEEYFDSHHVANVNDSSSDLFEEKDLDTPISTTNNEEGSSMEGSDKTFAFLGPPESRINSSVDSSILIGGAIVSVVTTKSVVNGTISVPTTSSPTTTEQVVAPPSSTSMVITEQPVTAITTEDTSRILASVQTSRSISGARFLPFPVIDRIEPIGHSSEKKTSPPAESTESIIDKLDRVQSELSSGFLAGGFRTAGNSLQLDVLNERDRNNRRRYTTTAKTPVISKFVPRRYNDKRNDHATPKPKIETTLDSLEGLLPRDYVTRSSSTMSTLPKTGFRWPTKSTTSTTAEPTTTQLASTASIAMAKKPKTNVIVQDISAFLPPGYKLKKEDSTVTESSLLKDILAKSKVDISSLLPADYNKKRNEDDIATMTTTAKSIGVSSEKSPAEKTIQDLFAKSKVDISSLLPRDYEQKRKNLISEPGDVHTENFTESNVSVTTESTSSTTKKSAGLKLVFPSRPGGRKAINKITTPPSPRGEGPGTVTPKIHRGWPIRVTTEFTGWPSSSTTPISIEKILEAARTATISSASLIPITEATSSTTTTSTTTTTPRPTTPGICEQDCEVAGTIKIIGNTSWVPELLDRNTQEWQKLANEIEREMNFIFSKSAVLAKWYKKIRIDSFSEGSILVDYFVELSNLEQNVNTQELKVIFHDSLRTYNANRWNETKTKSSIKLGSFTIDPKYTDFVVIPKVTTPQYTEEDDRLVPQWAIAVIVIGVGGLVFIIIFGVSVLINRHNASKLKPSISTIYEEEVAKNITANRSSDYSKPVHTIWTDPDVSWNDKSFESTSNKILVEKSFQDNKKYNMYDSWRSQWNGYYYNGSHTSSKYGGYDSTTNLSSRHHPDYDTNF
- the LOC100644174 gene encoding flocculation protein FLO11 isoform X2, translated to METSKTIGKKNNHEEDVDEEVYEDEYEVETDPKTEHETLKFPKITDSTNAKYEKAPSELTAQTEDMSRDEDYVEDPSTSQYDTYNYYNDDYSSPNRSRYRAAEDEHARDYPDAEEEEAEPEEHGEQKGGGGEEEEEEEEEGEEEEDGKKPQDNDYDTSEEEEEYFDSHHVANVNDSSSDLFEEKDLDTPISTTNNEEGSSMEGSDKTFAFLGPPESRINSSVDSSILIGGAIVSVVTTKSVVNGTISVPTTSSPTTTEQVVAPPSSTSMVITEQPVTAITTEDTSRILASVQTSRSISGARFLPFPVIDRIEPIGHSSEKKTSPPAESTESIIDKLDRVQSELSSGFLAGGFRTAGNSLQLDVLNERDRNNRRRYTTTAKTPVISKFVPRRYNDKRNDHATPKPKIETTLDSLEGLLPRDYVTRSSSTMSTLPKTGFRWPTKSTTSTTAEPTTTQLASTASIAMAKKPKTNVIVQDISAFLPPGYKLKKEDSTVTESSLLKDILAKSKVDISSLLPADYNKKRNEDDIATMTTTAKSIGVSSEKSPAEKTIQDLFAKSKVDISSLLPRDYEQKRKNLISEPGDVHTENFTESNVSVTTESTSSTTKKSAGLKLVFPSRPGGRKAINKITTPPSPRGEGPGTVTPKIHRGWPIRVTTEFTGWPSSSTTPISIEKILEAARTATISSASLIPITEATSSTTTTSTTTTTPRPTTPGICEQDCEVAGTIKIIGNTSWVPELLDRNTQEWQKLANEIEREMNFIFSKSAVLAKWYKKIRIDSFSEGSILVDYFVELSNLEQNVNTQELKVIFHDSLRTYNANRWNETKTKSSIKLGSFTIDPKYTDFVVIPKVTTPQYTEEDDRLVPQWAIAVIVIGVGGLVFIIIFGVSVLINRHNASKLKPSISTIYEEEVAKNITANRSSDYSKPVHTIWTDPDVSWNDKSFESTSNKILVEKSFQDNKKYNMYDSWRSQWNGYYYNGSHTSSKYGGYDSTTNLSSRHHPDYDTNF